A genomic window from Lotus japonicus ecotype B-129 chromosome 1, LjGifu_v1.2 includes:
- the LOC130730047 gene encoding tubulin beta-3 chain translates to MREILHIQGGQCGNQIGSKFWEVVCDEHGLDPTGRYVGNSDLQLERVNVYYNEASCGRFVPRAVLMDLEPGTMDSVRTGPYGQIFRPDNFVFGQSGAGNNWAKGHYTEGAELIDSVLDVVRKEAENCDCLQGFQVCHSLGGGTGSGMGTLLISKIREEYPDRMMLTFSVFPSPKVSDTVVEPYNATLSVHQLVENADECMVLDNEALYDICFRTLKLTTPSFGDLNHLISATMSGVTCCLRFPGQLNSDLRKLAVNLIPFPRLHFFMVGFAPLTSRGSQQYRALTVPELTQQMWDSKNMMCAADPRHGRYLTASAMFRGKMSTKEVDEQMINVQNKNSSYFVEWIPNNVKSSVCDIAPKGLSMASTFIGNSTSIQEMFRRVSEQFTAMFRRKAFLHWYTGEGMDEMEFTEAESNMNDLVSEYQQYQDATAEDDGEYEDEEEEEQEHVYE, encoded by the exons ATGAGGGAGATCCTTCACATTCAGGGTGGACAATGCGGGAACCAGATCGGTTCGAAGTTCTGGGAGGTGGTTTGCGACGAGCACGGCTTAGATCCGACGGGGAGGTACGTCGGGAACTCCGATCTGCAACTTGAGCGCGTGAATGTCTACTACAATGAAGCTTCCTGTGGAAGGTTTGTTCCACGCGCCGTCCTCATGGATTTGGAGCCGGGAACCATGGACAGCGTCCGCACCGGTCCGTATGGCCAGATCTTCCGTCCGGATAACTTCGTGTTTGGACAGTCCGGCGCCGGGAACAACTGGGCGAAAGGACACTACACTGAAGGTGCTGAGCTTATTGACTCTGTTCTTGATGTTGTGAGGAAGGAAGCTGAGAACTGTGATTGTCTTCAAG GGTTTCAGGTGTGTCATTCGTTGGGTGGAGGAACGGGATCGGGGATGGGAACGCTGTTGATTTCGAAGATCAGGGAGGAGTATCCTGATAGGATGATGCTGACGTTCTCTGTGTTTCCTTCACCTAAGGTGTCTGATACTGTTGTGGAGCCTTACAATGCTACTCTGTCTGTTCACCAGTTGGTGGAGAATGCTGATGAGTGTATGGTGCTGGATAATGAGGCGCTCTATGATATCTGCTTCAGGACTCTCAAATTGACCACTCCTAGCT TTGGTGACTTGAACCACTTGATCTCAGCAACCATGAGTGGTGTCACTTGCTGTCTTCGTTTCCCTGGTCAACTCAACTCTGACCTCAGGAAACTAGCAGTGAATCTGATCCCATTCCCTCGTCTGCACTTTTTCATGGTTGGGTTTGCTCCCCTCACCTCCCGTGGCTCTCAGCAGTACCGTGCACTGACGGTCCCTGAACTGACCCAGCAGATGTGGGATTCCAAAAACATGATGTGCGCTGCTGATCCTCGACATGGTCGCTACCTCACAGCATCTGCCATGTTCAGGGGCAAGATGAGCACCAAAGAAGTGGATGAGCAAATGATCAATGTCCAGAACAAAAATTCCTCCTACTTCGTGGAGTGGATCCCCAACAACGTGAAGTCCAGTGTCTGTGACATTGCTCCTAAGGGTCTCTCCATGGCATCCACATTCATTGGCAACTCAACCTCAATTCAGGAAATGTTCAGGAGAGTGAGCGAGCAGTTCACTGCCATGTTTAGGAGGAAGGCTTTCTTGCATTGGTACACTGGTGAAGGCATGGATGAAATGGAATTCACAGAAGCTGAGAGCAACATGAATGATCTCGTGTCGGAATACCAGCAATACCAGGATGCTACTGCTGAGGATGATGGGGAGTATGAagatgaggaagaggaggaacaaGAGCACGTGTATGAATGA